The sequence ttgcataatttttaaatgctttacaaaatatttaatcggtttttatgaaggattatttcgagggTTTTCCGTttgatttcatatcaaactcgatttaattcatcggtgttcaatatttcaagaaccgagctattgcagctcaatTATTATTCCCCCAAACCGATCCTAAGAGAATGTTTAATTGGAATAGACGAATTAGAAAACGAActatgcaacttaaaaataaaatatattccaCCCAACGATGTTCAAGTTAACGCGATTTCaataacaaacaaaagaaaacaagataatATAAATCAATCGCACTAGTGGTATACTAGGCTAGGACACATTTTTCAAAGAAAGATGCACAAGTTAGTGAGAGATGACATGTTTTATATTGTCATACATAAACTCTATTAATACATGTGAGTCTTTACTAAAATTAGAAATGATTGAACCCCCTTTCCTAGGGAAATTAGAACTTGCAGATGatatattggatttgatccataaagATGTGTGGCTCGCTAACTATTAGCACAAAACATGAGCATTCTTACATCATTACCTTTGCTGATTAATTCTCTAGGTAtgagtatgtgtatttgatgaaatacaattataaagtatttgaaaagttcaaagaatacataacataaatagaaaaacaattaggaaaaaatattaaaacatttcgatctgatcgaggtggagaacaTTTAAGTACTGAATTTCAAAACTACtttaaagagaatgagattatCTGAAAGTGGACTTCTCCTGCCACAGCACGGTTGAATGGTGTGCCAGAACGTCATAATTGAATATTAATGGACATGCTTCGATCTATTATAAGATTCACTGAATTGTTGCTATCTTTTTTGGGGATTTGCGCTTGAGAATATGGCTTGTTGAATAACATCCATACAAAGGCATtggataaaaaattatatgagatatgaatgaaaaATCTCCCAAGTAATCTAAGAACATGGGGATCTTCAGCTTATGTAAAACAAGAAGTATGAGAAAAATTGGATAGTAGTTTGAGTTTGTGCTATTTTGTGAGATATTCAAAGTATTCAATTGGATATTACTTCTATTATTCCAAATAATCAAAAGTGTTTGCTTCAATAAATGTCATCTACTTGGAGAAGAAGTTTAGTTAGAAACATGAGATGATAAAACTCAAGGAGATTCGAGAAACAATCAATTTTGTAGTAGTAGAACCCACGtcccaacaaaaaaataaacacgTAAAGTTTTGTCTAGTGATTTTCTAGATTGCCTTTCTGCAAATGAATTATTTGTCGTCTTAGCGTAGTGAAACGATGCATGATTAAACACTGTATGCAAGGGGGGCTTCCCCCGATATTGTTTACTATTTCAAGATGTACAAGAAGCAGCTTCTTGATTGGTTCTGCTTGTGTAACCTGTAAATTAACTAGCCATAGATATTTTCCAAGAAAACAAGGTGTCATGCCGATGATGTTTAGTCAGTTCGGCTCTCATATACAGTGGATTAGTAGTTTTGGCAATCGATCCGACGACCACGACCACAAAGAAAGAGACTGGGACAGGACCAAGTTTGAGGACAGCATATTTATCGAAGATGTTATGTTTAAGCAGGGAATGCTAGAGCTAGTAAACATGTGGTTTGAAGCAAGAAAATATCAAGGATTGTCGAGTTTCAGCGCCACTGACTAGCTAGCAGAGATAATATCGCCGCTCAAATATTCTAAATTTTACTTCTCATTTGTAATTCTTTCTAGAAACTAATTTTGCCTTGAAAAAACACAATTCAGATTGGAAGATCATTACACCAAGATTGCTCCCTGAACTCATAAAACAGACCTCTAGAGtcaatttttttgaaagattCAGAAATCAACAATTTGCATTAAACAAGCATTTTCCCTCGTCCATGGTTGTTTTCTCCAACACGaaacattaaataaatcaaGTACAAGGAAAGAAAGAATACATATACAAACAAAACTCAACTATATATGTTAGTCGATGAATGCGACTAAAATATCCAAGATTGAAACAACTTTCTAACCAAAAGTACTCCCGATCGTAGCTTTTCGGGTATTTATATGTacaaacaattaaaatgaaaatcaaacatGATAACAATGCACGCTTAATATAGCTGAGAGGCGCATATTAAACTAATATGGGCCCATGCGGCACATCGTTGTCAAAGTCCATGGAACTCTTGGCGTACCTGGCGGAGAAATTACGACACTGGAATTCGTCTTCCTCCTCTAAATGGCCGTTCCCCTCGTCGAAATTCATGGCGTAACTCAACGGATCGTACCGGAAATTCGTCTGCCTGCCGTTCCCCCTGTTGAAACGTCGGATGAAAGTCTTCCATCTCGGGCCCGCGACGATCTCTGACCACTCGCGGATCTTTTTCAAAGCGCCCAAACCACGGGTCCATATCGAGCTTCTCCCTTCATTCTCGGCCGTACGTATCTTCTGCCACCACGTCAATCGCGCGGCGGAGTGGGAGGGGTTTCCGCCGGCGGATTTGTCGAAACACGGGAGGAAGAAGCAGCAGCCGCGACGCTTGTGAAAGAGATCGTCGGGTGCGTCGTTTATCGGCTTCACGTTTTGGCGCGAAGAGTCGGGATCCTCCATTGATTGGTGATGGATTGAATCGAATATACAGTTGCATTTATATAGGATGTGTGAAGGCCGTTTTCCAGGGAATAACGGCTCCAGGTATTGAGTTATATCGCGATAGCATAATGCGATTTATGTGAAACTCTGGTTAAAAATCAATTATGTAGAGTCGTATTAATACAAAGTTCTAATTgcataattttcttaaaatattaataaattattatattcttgattttttttataaattaatcttatttaattattatgttgaaaagtacaagtctcaagAACATTATTTCTAATATTAAAAAACAAGAGGTTCAAAACGCGCAAATAAATTTTGCTTTTTTGAACTTCTTGTAATTTGCTCGAAATACAAAGTAAGCTTAAAAAAATTCCATGTATTATGTACTCAatatcgtcgctaattagcgacgatttttcaATATGTTTGCGACGATGACTTTAGCGATGATTTTAAGTTCCGtcgctaaaaccgtcgctaattagaaatttttttgtattgtgTGAAACTGGTAAATCCAAATCGAACCCTTGATTTGTATCTTTATACAATTTTATCCATTTCCAATTTATGTTGAATTTAAGCTATAATTTTCATTCAAACGATCATATTTCCCATCCTTACTACACTTATAGCTCACTAATTTGTATGTTAAATTTGTTGAAATTNtaacaaaagtaataatatttattttattgtttatttatttattgtgtatatatttaatatataatataatgttattataaataataaaaataaatttttcaaaaacttgttataaatcctgggaggatgttcagacgacatcccacactcccggtaagggatacgacaagtatgaaagcctataaggttttgaaacaaaatatcttatgacacctcattataataatgtgatatgatatacataattatttaaacattactaatattatatacaccatattattaccataaaattatacaaatacatacatttattttcttgtacaccaacggtcataaacggtaacaaaacggctagtttttgccctataaatatgatctcacaaacacattcaatcactccaactttctcttcttctgtaaaaattattcttcgtcaaatttttcgaagaaaaaagaagatggctttctcaaggttatttttaattattttggttatcatactcacgaatcttgtacttatcggagaatattctcctcgtgtgttttctttatttttacgaatgcttgtatttgttgtttatccattactttgcattgcaatattcattaactaataaaatgcatcataattttttttagtaccaccatgtcaaacttgacaaaacTCGAATTTGTTgtactcgacattacggggaaaaattatatgccattgACTCTCGAtatagaaatgcatcttgagtcattgggtctaagcgagactattaaagaaaatggtatatcttcatcacaagaaaaagcaaaagctataatatttttgcgtcgacatcttgatgaaggtttgaaatgtgaatatctcatcgaaaaagatcccatggctctgtggaaaggattaaaagaaagatttgaacatataagggaagttatacttccgaccgcccgtgatgaatggaatatgttgagattccaagattttaagaaagtaagtgattacaattcggcgatgtatcgaataatctcgcaattaaaattttgtggacatgaggttacagaataaaaaatgcttgaaaaaacattttccacgtNNNNNNNNNNNNNNNNNNNNNNNNNNNNNNNNNNNNNNNNNNNNNNNNNNNNNNNNNNNNNNNNNNNNNNNNNNNNNNNNNNNNNNNNNNNNNNNNNNNNNNNNNNNNNNNNNNNNNNNNNNNNNNNNNNNNNNNNNNNNNNNNNNNNNNNNNNNNNNNNNNNNNNNNNNNNNNNNNNNNNNNNNNNNNNNNNNNNNNNNNNNNNNNNNNNNNNNNNNNNNNNNNNNNNNNNNNNNNNNNNNNNNNNNNNNNNNNNNNNNNNNNNNNNNNNNNNNNNNNNNNNNNNNNNNNNNNNNNNNNNNNNNNNNNNNNNNNNNNNNNNNNNNNNNNNNNNNNNNNNNNNNNNNNNNNNNNNNNNNNNNNNNNNNNNNNNNNNNNNNNNNNNNNNNNNNNNNNNNNNNNNNNNNNNNNNNNNNNNNNNNNNNNNNNNNNNNNNNNNNNNNNNNNNNNNNNNNNNNNNNNNNNNNNNNNNNNNNNNNNNNNNNNNNNNNNNNNNNNNNNNNNNNNNNNNNNNNNNNNNNNNNNNNNNNNNNNNNNNNNNNNNNNNNNNNNNNNNNNNNNNNNNNNNNNNNNNNNNNNNNNNNNNNNNNNNNNNNNNNNNNNNNNNNNNNNNNNNNNNNNNNNNNNNNNNNNNNNNNNNNNNNNNNNNNNNNNNNNNNNNNNNNNNNNNNNNNNNNNNNNNNNNNNNNNNNNNNNNNNNNNNNNNNNNNNNNNNNNNNNNNNNNNNNNNNNNNNNNNNNNNNNNNNNNNNNNNNNNNNNNNNNNNNNNNNNNNNNNNNNNNNNNNNNNNNNNNNNNNNNNNNNNNNNNNNNNNNNNNNNNNNNNNNNNNNNNNNNNNNNNNNNNNNNNNNNNNNNNNNNNNNNNNNNNNNNNNNNNNNNNNNNNNNNNNNNNNNNNNNNNNNNNNNNNNNNNNNNNNNNNNNNNNNNNNNNNNNNNNNNNNNNNNNNNNNNNNNNNNNNNNNNNNNNNNNNNNNNNNNNNNNNNNNNNNNNNNNNNNNNNNNNNNNNNNNNNNNNNNNNNNNNNNNNNNNNNNNNNNNNNNNNNNNNNNNNNNNNNNNNNNNNNNNNNNNNNNNNNNNNNNNNNNNNNNgttcaacaatgatgcgaagaattatagaaaatacacatggtcatccattgaaagaccagaagatctttcagaataataagtttcaatgtaaagcatgttctcttggaaaacttattataagaccatcaccagtcaaaatccaaactgaatcaccaatatttcttgaacgtattcagggtgatatttgtggaccaatccatccaccatgtagatcattcagatactttatggtattgattgatgcctccagcagatggtcacatgtatgtttattgtcaactcgaaatgttgcatttgtaagattacttgctcaaataataaaattgaggaatcaatttcccgattatacaatcaagaaaattagacttgataatgctggtgaatttacttccaagacttttaatgattattgtatgtctatgggaatcattgttgagcatcatgttgctcatgtacatacacagaatggattggctgaatcattgattaaacgtctgcaaatgattgctagaccaatgattatgaaaacaaagcttccaatttctatatggggacatgcaattttacatgtcGCTGCactaattcgcatcagaccaagtgcatatcataaataatccccattgcagcttgcatttggtaaagaaccagacatttctcatatgagaatttttggatatatggtgtatgtgcctattgcaccaccgcaacgaaagaaaaagggacctcaaagaaagattcgaatttatatcggttatgatagtccatcaatcattcgatatcttgaacctcagataggcgacgtgttcacagcacgttttgcttaTTGTctttttaatgaggaaatcttcccaatgttagggggagacaaggaACATACAGAAACTTatattacatggtatgtatcatcattgttacatctggatccaagaacacaaaaatgtgaaaaagatgtacagcaaattgtgcacttgcaaagaatagcaaatcaaataccagatgcatttacagatgcaaaaacggtaactaaatcatatatacatgctgtaaatgtaAATGCttctgctcgaattgaaattccaaagaaacaaattgaacaaagtcatgatgtcgtaaaacgcctgaagcgtggaaggccagtagTTCCAAGgttaaaaatcctcgaaaaagaaaattgatagagaaacacaatgatcacaaaatatggaatgatgttcctgaagaaacacatgatgatcacaaaataaagaatgttgttcctgaagaaacacatgatgatgaaaatgttctgtcagaaccacaaactgacgagaatcatgaaatctctatcaattatattaatactggaaaaatatggaaccgaaaagatatagaagaaattgataatatattttcttataatgtggcaatcgaaatcataaatgataatgaagatcatgaaccaaaatcttttggtgaatgtaaaaatcggcaggattggataaaatggaaagatgtcatccaagttgaattggattcgctaaataaacgtaatgtttttggacctatagtccttacacctgaaggtgtaaaacctgttggatacaaatgagtttttattcgaaaacgaaatgacaaaaatgaaatagtaagatataaagctcgacttgttgcacaagatttttctcaaaagcctggaattgattatgaagaaacgtattctcccgtgatggatgcaattacgtttcggtatttgattagcttggcgatatctgaaaatttagaaatgcgtcttatggatgttgttacagcttaattatttggataacttgatagtaatatatatatgaaaatccgtgaaggatttaagatgcctgaagcacaaagttcaaaacccagagaatgttattctgtgaaattacaaagatcattatatgggttaaagcaatcgggccgaatgtggtataatcggctaagtgatcacttgatgaaaaagggatatgtataTAATTCAATAtgtccttgtgttttcattaagaaaacaacatccggatgcgtaattattgctgtatatgttgatgatttaaacatcattggaacaaataatgaaattcatgaagttgtgtcatacttgaagaaagaatttaaaatgaagaatcttggaaaaaccaagtattgtctgggtttataaattgaacaaaaagaatgtggaatatttgttcaccagaaaaattatacagaaaagatccttaaacgttttaatatggataaatcaaatcctttaagtactccaatggttgttagatcattaaacatagaaaagaatccattccgtccatgtgaagatgatgaagatattcttggtccagaagtaccatatttaagtgctatcgatGCTCTTATGTATCTtaaaaattgtacaaggcctgatatatctttcgccgtaaatttattggcaagatttagcacatatccaacaaagagacactggaacagaattaaacatatattccgttatctacgaggaacgatatgcttgggacttttgtattcaaaagatgctaatccaagtataattggtcatgccgatgctggatatttatctgatccacacaaggcacgttctcaaactggatatgtatttactcgtggaggcataacaatttcttggcgttgacagaaacaaacactcgtaacaacttcatcaaatcatgccgagattattgcactacatgaagcaagccgtgaatgtgtgtggttaaaatcaatgacccaacatatccaaatctcatgcggattatcatttgacgagaagcctgtgatactataagaaaataatgctgcatgtgttgctcaaatgaaagaaaaaaaaaaaaaaaacgacagaactaaacatattcctcctaaatTTTTCGCATTCACAAAAGagattgagaagaataaatatattgatgttcgtcacattcaatcaaatGAAAACTAATCAGATCTGTTCACAAAGACACTTCCTacaacaatattcagaaagcacatatataatattagaaTGTACAATCTACGAAATTTATGAAGAACTGTTCGTGTCAaaatgagggggagtttacgtgactgcactctttttcccttactatggtttttatcccaatgggtttttcctagtaaggtttttaacgaggcagtatataaacacgtaatgaagacaatcattatgatcatcttcacaagggggagtgttgaaatttaatattttaatattgaatatttgaatattgaatgttgaatatttgaatgttaaaaattaggtaaaattaggtgttgaatattgatatttgtgtgtgatgatgaaggtaatgatgtaatttatttttggattatttataaagattttctataaatagatctctcatttttgaagaaaatcacaattaagttgagagaaaaatattataaagtgtgcagtgtgataattttgagagtttgagatttttactttttaccgtaaatttttactttttcacaacgaAATTCatattattagaaataatagtttattttaaaaattctaacCCAATTGTGTTTTctacaaatataatataaagtttGGATCAAATAAACAAATTGTGACTCTTACACTTGTtaatcatttatatttttaataagcCATAGCTTAGTTAGCTCTATATTCTAAATATTTATATAGAACAAAGTCTTGTATGAATGGTGACGTAGCAAAACAAATAGGAGTATTTGAACAAGATATACCAAAGTTTGTTTACGTTAGCGGTTGCTGGGATGATCTTGCGAAAGTGTTTTTTTAGTTGTTTCCTACGTGACAATGCAAAACCAATGGCGTTGGAAGTTTCCCGAGATAGCCACTACGACACTCAAGTTAATAATTGCTCGATGAACCTAAAAGAAAATAGAATGTTATCTTGTAAAATGAGAGTGTATCTTGAGAATGTTAATGCAATTTATAAATGTTTTAAGAGCTTCGTGGAATTAAAACTTTATGTGAGCTCATGTCTTCTTGGGCTCAAGTGATTAATTAGATAATAGGGCTCCATTCTAAGCAGCCTCAGTCGAGCTTCAGGAGTTTTAGGACTGTGGTGATAAGAGTTTCACGAGGACTCTGGATACACctaggcatagtttggtacacatgataggataaacatgtgatatgtggggacccgaaccaAATTCATATGTTTAATCACTATTAAGATCTAATATAGCAATTAAGaaaatgtgggacataaaattttttttaaattacatgaGTGCGCaacaatgaaataaatcttatttcaGATATAAGATCCATATCCAGGTCTATGGTAAAAGTCCTGTACAAAAGTGATTCATAATGACTACTGTTCATTTACTACATGTCAAGTTATGGAACGTATTCACTTCTAAGTCCGGATCTTCACGCTAATCTTGACTCTCTCTTATCCTCTTcctgaccctgatcatgtcccacctgttgtcatgcacacatacaaacaaaacaacagccggataactccggtgagatataatcccagtataaatcatgtatgcatgcaaatatataaaacatgtacaaaagcatataacagttatcaataacatgtatcaattCTTAAAACATGAAAGGATATAACACTGTAAATCAACTcctgactcgtcatctcagactcgactcatctctaatctagggatcccagtttctgGACATTAACCCATttatcgaatctcagcgataggaatgaatcaactccTAAGCGACATCGATATAATGTACACGTCCAGTGCCTTGGCAAATCAGCCGAAGACTTGGCGAATCAGCCAACGACTAGGAGAATCAGCCTATGACTCACTACGTCAATCAATAGCCCAAGTGTATCAATCTCATTCAATTGCaattatcaatgcaataaagtaaagtatgtgatttagggaaactcaaatcaaatctaactcgagttgtgcaatcccggatcaacattgatttatacctttatcttctcggtctgacgaagtcgaagtatCTAATTCAAATCTGTCCATACTTAATCTGATAATGACAATACcgaataggcacaatatcaatatacaattAAACTCAAGTCAATACTGGATAAAATCagaactaaatcaaattctgtttcaacggcataattgcacaatctcaatatacccagcaatacaattcaacagatatcaattccCACAATTCATAGTCAATAATactacaaatctgatatcaattcTCAATCACATCTATTCAACTCAACCccgatctgttctgatcaatactcaaatcaaaacataactTGATCAATGTCAACGACATACGATACATTCTCAACCAATacagaatctgatcaatatcaatctactgatgttgcgacggcataataatacaatctcaGTAATCTCGTCAATCTccacatcacagatatactatcacaactcataatcgatatcaaTACAATCATAATCTCAACCATAACAGATCATAATCTCAAATCTGTACAATCTCAGTCATATCatttcagaaaatcataacaatcgCATAgacagtctgttcttcgatctgacttcaattatatactgatcagtatatccacatactgatcagtatatccagaacacataataataagcaaatcacaatttccccaatatcataatttcaagcCATGTCTAAAcgcaataaaacttacgtccagtcgAAGCTCTCGTCGAGAGGATCACGGTACTGTAGTTGGATGCAAAATCGAATAAGCGAATCTTGCTAAATCGCAATTTAAAACTACGATGGAACTTGGAGGATTTCTAAGGAATTGTCGTTCTTTTTGCTGGAAATCTAAAGAATACactatatatagatatatatatacataacaagTGGCATGCCAAGGAAACGTGGCTGATTTGCAAAATGCAt comes from Primulina huaijiensis isolate GDHJ02 chromosome 5, ASM1229523v2, whole genome shotgun sequence and encodes:
- the LOC140977680 gene encoding uncharacterized protein, encoding MEDPDSSRQNVKPINDAPDDLFHKRRGCCFFLPCFDKSAGGNPSHSAARLTWWQKIRTAENEGRSSIWTRGLGALKKIREWSEIVAGPRWKTFIRRFNRGNGRQTNFRYDPLSYAMNFDEGNGHLEEEDEFQCRNFSARYAKSSMDFDNDVPHGPILV